A single window of Streptomyces xanthii DNA harbors:
- a CDS encoding M81 family metallopeptidase produces the protein MPTPRPVIAVAGLGIESSTFSPARTEAPAFHPQRGTDVLTRCPFLAHGQPLRSAADWHGVLVGKALPGGTVTASAYAALSGELIERLKELGPVDGLWFDIHGSMTVEGLDDAEAHLLARIRETVGPDVVVSTSMDLHGNVSRALVHLTDLITCCRTAPHEDTMETKERAARNLVDHLAGGGPRPVKAWIPVPVLLAGEQTSTRVEPARSVYAAVDEVEAAEGVTDAAVWVGYAWADEPRNRAAVVVTGSDETAVTAGAERLARGIWDARHDFAFVAPTGTLDACLDEALASTARPYFVSDTGDNPTAGGAGDVTWSLARVLARPEFQDPSGPTVLYASLPGPAAVDAAVRAGVGATVTVTAGAEVDDRHAGPLTMTGAVHAVRHGDRDARTEVVLRIGSVYVILTRLRKPYHHEHDFTDLALNPRTADVVIVKIGYLEPELFAMAADWKMALTPGGVDQHLTRLGHHRIRRPMFPFDPRMPDPDLTARIVPASDRPLGGPEE, from the coding sequence ATGCCGACACCCCGTCCCGTGATCGCCGTCGCCGGTCTGGGCATCGAGTCGTCCACGTTCTCCCCGGCCCGGACCGAGGCCCCCGCCTTCCACCCGCAGCGCGGCACCGACGTCCTCACCCGCTGTCCGTTCCTGGCGCACGGGCAACCCCTGCGCTCCGCCGCCGACTGGCATGGTGTCCTGGTCGGCAAGGCCCTGCCCGGCGGAACGGTGACGGCATCCGCGTATGCCGCCCTGTCCGGCGAACTCATCGAGCGCCTCAAGGAGTTGGGGCCGGTCGACGGCCTCTGGTTCGACATCCACGGTTCGATGACCGTAGAGGGGCTGGACGACGCCGAAGCGCACCTGCTGGCCCGAATCCGCGAGACCGTGGGCCCCGACGTCGTCGTGTCCACCTCCATGGACCTGCACGGCAACGTCTCCCGCGCTCTGGTCCACCTGACCGACCTCATCACCTGCTGTCGCACGGCTCCGCACGAGGACACGATGGAGACCAAGGAGCGCGCCGCCCGCAACCTCGTCGACCATCTGGCGGGCGGCGGACCGCGTCCGGTGAAGGCGTGGATCCCGGTGCCGGTGTTGCTGGCCGGCGAGCAGACCTCGACCCGTGTCGAGCCCGCCCGGAGCGTGTACGCGGCCGTCGACGAGGTGGAGGCGGCCGAGGGAGTGACGGACGCCGCGGTCTGGGTCGGCTACGCGTGGGCGGACGAGCCGCGCAACCGCGCGGCCGTGGTCGTCACCGGCTCCGACGAAACCGCCGTCACGGCAGGCGCCGAGCGGCTGGCACGCGGGATCTGGGACGCGCGGCACGACTTCGCCTTCGTCGCCCCGACGGGCACCCTCGACGCGTGTCTCGACGAGGCACTCGCCTCCACGGCTCGGCCGTACTTCGTCAGCGACACCGGCGACAACCCGACAGCGGGCGGCGCCGGCGACGTCACCTGGAGCCTCGCACGCGTACTGGCCCGCCCCGAGTTCCAGGATCCGTCCGGACCGACCGTGCTGTACGCCTCGCTCCCGGGCCCGGCCGCGGTCGATGCGGCCGTACGGGCAGGGGTCGGAGCGACGGTCACCGTCACCGCGGGCGCCGAGGTCGACGACCGGCACGCCGGGCCCCTCACCATGACCGGCGCGGTGCACGCGGTACGGCACGGCGACCGGGACGCGCGGACGGAGGTGGTGCTGCGGATCGGCAGCGTCTACGTGATCCTGACCCGGCTGCGCAAGCCGTACCACCACGAACACGACTTCACCGACCTCGCGTTGAACCCGCGCACGGCCGATGTCGTCATCGTCAAGATCGGCTATCTGGAACCGGAACTCTTCGCCATGGCCGCCGACTGGAAGATGGCACTCACCCCGGGCGGCGTCGACCAGCACCTCACACGACTCGGTCACCACCGCATCCGCCGGCCGATGTTCCCCTTCGACCCGCGAATGCCCGACCCGGACCTCACCGCCCGGATCGTCCCCGCCTCCGACCGTCCGCTCGGCGGGCCCGAGGAGTAA